Proteins found in one Syngnathus acus chromosome 9, fSynAcu1.2, whole genome shotgun sequence genomic segment:
- the LOC119127453 gene encoding LOW QUALITY PROTEIN: histone-lysine N-methyltransferase SETD1B-A-like (The sequence of the model RefSeq protein was modified relative to this genomic sequence to represent the inferred CDS: substituted 1 base at 1 genomic stop codon), whose amino-acid sequence MESEKHVLGRKSSRQPWRSFKLMIDPALTKGLYKVYRYDGHDFNIPVDDLGLFPVDSVKDPRICRMWSKCVKSDLSVPRFKIDEFYIGPIPPKEVTFCRLNDNVNIAFLTNMCNKYGHTEEVEIFYNPKNKKHSGVAKVVFDTVRAAKDTVHHLNQTSVMGNVIHVEMDPKGKNRVRYLKLLFHGIYTPCSLPVGSSDQSLQNLIDNLLCNSAPQGEGSPSSLTTPLSLDTAYSSISRDTPCSSGLTPYSQGTPRTPCFSATPLSLDSCYSSLQGTPILQGEHPTYSVPKPKHAKHSFELLSPGPESRNVIATSSKALPITSLSILSINLEANKHLDVTSPPDSHACIEELPQSPLVNFIPRNPQPESETLDARIQHLLTNSQSSDTFHGNSSIADVFGQDSPTSPYPLQNSPPSNDPNKTLEEVNPTPFLEEDETSQAVFFLTSQRDKESPSPFDFIKAGESQDGNIKTNAEKAPSQKEVHLSNVDEINGETLTPSFSHQSKHPLAIPSAGHHLPLIPLCFPIPSFPPVPPRLPNGTIPVPPPGWSLPPGHHSNIHIPPPSNFPVPQPSLPPPAPPWATSPFPRTNPLVPPPDYSLMRENPHKLTVEKVLDVLMDELKSIIKRDLTRRMIEGVAFKVFEVWWDNQEKKTKQSVVPLNDKKTNCINPLNHIAGEHKKPPLPTFKIKKKKGDNPTMKDGTHEDDMLKPTFERRKRRHARPLDLDSDDDDRMEEYKIHQAAAQREIATAKEEQAGPIEDEVHILCDGNDHASNVDDNHKEKETVSEKHREAEDTCPVLSDALSFSSECSSSEVCSSDWDSPDSFTSESSENSSYCDFSSEDDDNVDLEENKKNGEGLKCVVISSDEESVEVEPPVTPSAPLTPGAQLELHDLSDPSNREKAEENEYMHQEHAMMALQPSSHPGLQAVALEFDMERRKWNSGSPEYTLRPLTPTGCLLDSDLELFIRSKPTSPVVMEVGRPQTPGKEIASQLGSEESEDDNLSRTISELHPSSDTALLFQETPKTPGREDTSAWSPNSGVRVSTSPGYERIIPEDTGETYLHFRKPSAHSSLFSSPFILPPNTPGRDIFLPRRSFIHRRKTDIENISQCDKFLGMSSPCDLSESSSDGGGVRTWSDVRVIPLQRLENMPGLFYNGSRRETKMRRKWWKRTKRRWRSHYFSRPSPPKWRSECEERRILHSIWRDGLDQEDERLLRCTYERLQEREDECSWLSDALWIPHPHILFTSKFVVIEENVGHQSWQQKHITGSARSEGFYKINWRDKLEYLKQERTIELSSASAQVFNTVKCEEQDVVHHSVXHKLAVPMQELQIQPTALRAGSDFRSEQRRLLSSFSCDSDLVKFNQLKFRKKRIRFSPSPIHDWGLFAMEAIAADEMVIEYVGQIIRQNIADMRERRYEEAGIGSSYLFRVDQNTIIDATKCGNLSRFINHSCSPNCYAKIITVESQKKIVIYSRQPISINEEITYDYKFPIEDTKIPCLCGSESCRGSLN is encoded by the exons atggaaagcgaaaaacacGTTTTAGGGAGAAAATCATCGCGTCAACCCTGGAGAAGTTTCAAATTGATGATTGATCCCGCTTTAACAAAAGGACTCTACAAAGTGTACCGCTATGATGGGCACGACTTCAACATTCCC GTTGATGACTTGGGTTTGTTTCCAGTGGATTCAGTGAAAGATCCACGCATCTGCCGCATGTGGAGCAAATGCGTCAAGAGTGACCTTTCGGTTCCCAGATTTAAG ATAGATGAGTTTTACATTGGGCCCATTCCTCCCAAAGAAGTGACATTTTGCAGGCTGAATGACAATGTAAACATAGCCTTCCTAACTAATATGTGTAATAAATATGGCCACACTGAAGAAGTGGAAATTTTCTACAATCCAAAGAACAAAAAGCATTCAGGGGTTGCCAAAGTTGTTTTTGACACTGTGAGGGCTGCTAAGGACACCGTTCATCACCTTAATCAAACATCAGTGATGGGTAATGTTATCCACGTGGAAATGGATCCAAAAG GTAAAAACAGAGTGCGCTACCTCAAACTGCTCTTTCATGGCATCTACACACCATGCAGCTTACCAGTAGGAAGCAGTGACCAAAGTCTCCAAAACTTAATCGACAATTTACTG TGCAATTCAGCCCCACAGGGAGAAGGAAGCCCAAGCAGCCTCACTACTCCACTCTCTCTCGACACAGCATATTCCAGTATTAGTCGGGATACACCTTGTAGCTCTGGGCTGACTCCTTATTCACAGGGAACCCCGCGCACTCCTTGCTTTTCTGCAACTCCTCTCTCCCTTGACTCATGCTACTCCAGTCTTCAAGGCACTCCAATCCTCCAGGGGGAGCACCCAACTTACAGTGTTCCCAAACCA AAACATGCAAAGCATTCTTTCGAACTTTTATCCCCTGGTCCAGAGTCGAGGAATGTGATCGCAACTAGCTCAAAAGCGTTACCTATAACCTCTTTGAGCATCTTGAGCATCAACTTGGAAGCCAACAAGCATTTAGACGTGACTTCCCCACCTGACAGTCATGCATGCATTGAAGAGTTACCTCAGTCACCACTGGTGAACTTTATTCCAAGAAACCCTCAGCCAGAATCAGAGACATTGGATGCCCGAATACAACATTTGCTGACAAACAGCCAGAGTTCAGATACTTTCCATGGGAATTCTTCAATAGCTGATGTGTTCGGTCAGGACAGCCCGACCTCACCATATCCACTGCAGAACTCCCCACCCTCAAATGACCCAAACAAGACTTTGGAAGAGGTTAATCCTACGCCATTCCTTGAAGAGGATGAAACCTcccaagctgttttttttcttacatccCAAAGAGATAAAGAGAGTCCTTCTCCATTTGATTTCATAAAAGCTGGTGAAAGCCAAGATGGAAACATTAAGACAAATGCTGAAAAGGCACCAAGCCAAAAG GAGGTCCACTTATCCAATGTAGATGAAATAAACGGTGAAACATTGACACCATCTTTTAGTCATCAGTCCAAACATCCACTTGCCATCCCATCCGCAGGCCATCATCTACCACTTATCCCTTTGTGTTTCCCCATTCCTTCATTTCCCCCTGTCCCACCCCGCCTCCCAAATGGCACCATTCCCGTTCCACCTCCAGGCTGGAGCCTCCCTCCAGGCCATCACAGCAACATCCACATTCCACCACCTTCTAACTTCCCGGTACCCCAACCTTCTTTGCCGCCTCCTGCACCACCCTGGGCCACTTCACCTTTTCCTCGTACCAACCCTCTAGTTCCACCACCAGACTACTCACTGATGAGGGAAAACCCTCATAAACTCACAGTGGAAAAAGTTTTAGATGTGCTCATGGATGAACTGAAGTCGATTATTAAGAGAGACCTCACTCGCAGAATGATTGAGGGAGTGGCGTTCAAGGTGTTTGAAGTCTGGTGGGACAATcaagagaagaaaacaaag CAATCAGTTGTGCCCTTAAATGATAAGAAGACCAATTGTATAAATCCTCTGAATCACATCGCTGGCGAGCACAAGAAGCCTCCCCTTCCCACCTTCAAG attaagaagaaaaaaggggaCAACCCTACAATGAAAG ACGGAACCCACGAGGACGATATGTTGAAACCAACATTTGAAAGACGTAAACGGAGACATGCAAGACCGCTTGATCTTGatagtgatgatgatgacagaaTGGAAGAATACAAGATACATCAAGCCGCCGCGCAAAGGGAAATTGCAACAGCCAAAGAGGAACAGGCTGGGCCTATAGAAGATGAAGTACACATTTTG TGTGACGGAAATGATCATGCCAGCAATGTTGATGACAATCATAAAGAAAAAGAGACGGTGTCTGAAAAACACAGGGAGGCTGAAGACACCTGTCCAGTTCTTAGTGACGCTCTCTCCTTCAGCAGTG AGTGCAGCTCCTCGGAGGTTTGCTCATCCGACTGGGACTCCCCGGACTCTTTTACTTCAGAGAGCTCAGAGAACTCATCCTACTGTGACTTCAGCTCtgaagatgatgataatgTTGATTTAGAAGAGAACAAAAAGAATGGTGAAGGTTTGAAGTGTGTAGTAATATCATCAGATGAGGAGTCGGTGGAGGTTGAGCCCCCTGTGACACCCTCAGCCCCACTCACGCCTGGTGCTCAGCTAGAACTCCATGACTTGTCAGATCCATCTAATAGGGAGAAAGCAGAGGAAAATGAGTACATGCACCAAGAACATGCAATGATGGCGCTACAGCCTTCATCACATCCTGGACTTCAAG CAGTGGCTCTTGAATTTGACATGGAGAGGCGTAAATGGAACTCGGGATCTCCGGAGTACACCTTGAGGCCTCTCACTCCTACTGGCTGCCTTTTGGACAGTGACCTTGAACTTTTTATCAGAAGCAAACCAACATCTCCAGTTGTGATGGAGGTGGGACGACCACAGACCCCAGGCAAGGAGATAGCCTCTCAATTAGGAAGTGAAGAATCAGAAGATGACAATCTCTCTCGAACGATCAGTGAGTTACATCCATCATCAGACACGGCTTTGTTATTCCAGGAAACACCCAAAACTCCAGGTAGAGAAGACACAAGTGCTTGGAGTCCTAACAGTGGCGTGAGGGTCTCAACAAGTCCAGGGTATGAGCGCATTATACCGGAAGATACCGGGGAAACATACTTACATTTTAGAAAACCATCGGCTCATTCATCACTGTTTAGTAGTCCATTTATATTACCACCAAATACCCCTGGAAGAGATATCTTTCTACCACGAAGATCCTTCATCCACAGAAGAAAGACTGACATTGAGAACATCTCACAATGTGACAAATTCCTTGGAATGTCATCTCCATGTGACCTTTCTGAGTCTTCATCTGATGGCGGAGGAGTGAGAACATGGTCAGATGTGAGAGTGATACCTCTGCAAAGACTGGAGAACATGCCTGGTCTCTTCTACAACGGAAGCaggagagaaacaaaaatgaggCGTAAATGGTGGAAGCGAACAAAAAGGCGTTGGAGGAGCCACTACTTCTCTCGTCCCAGTCCTCCCAAGTGGCGTTCAGAGTGCGAGGAACGGAGGATACTTCACAGTATATGGAGGGACGGTCTGGATCAAGAGGATGAGAGACTGCTCAGGTGCACTTACGAAAGGCTGCAAGAGCGGGAAGATGAGTGTAGCTGGCTTAGTGATGCCCTTTGGATACCTCATCCTCATATCCTTTTCACTTCCAAATTTGTT GTTATAGAAGAGAATGTAGGACACCAGTCATGGCAACAGAAGCACATTACAGGCTCAGCCCGCAGTGAGGGTTTCTACAAAATCAACTGGAGGGATAAACTTGAATACCTCAAACAAGAAAGAACCATTGAGCTTTCATCAGCAAGCGCTCAGGTATTCAACACAGTGAAGTGTGAGGAGCAGGATGTCGTTCATCACAGTGTGTAACATAAGCTTGCTGTGCCCATGCAGGAACTTCAGATACAGCCTACTGCACTTCGGGCCGGATCAGACTTCAGGTCAGAACAGCGCCGTCTGCTGTCATCTTTTAGCTGCGATAGTGACCTCGTCAAGTTCAACCAACTCAAG TTCCGAAAGAAGAGGATTCGTTTCAGTCCAAGTCCCATCCATGATTGGGGTCTGTTTGCCATGGAGGCCATAGCAGCAGATGAGATGGTGATTGAGTATGTCGGCCAAATTATCAGACAG AATATTGCTGACATGAGAGAGCGTAGATATGAGGAAGCAGGCATCGGAAGCAGCTATTTGTTCCGGGTCGATCAGAACACCATCATCGATGCCACAAAATGCGGGAATTTATCCAGATTCATCAACCATAGCTGCAGT CCAAACTGTTATGCGAAGATCATCACTGTGGAGTCTCAAAAGAAGATAGTGATATACTCGCGGCAGCCAATCAGCATCAATGAAGAAATCACGTACGACTACAAGTTTCCCATTGAGGACACAaaaattccttgtttgtgtGGCTCTGAAAGCTGTCGGGGCTCTTTGAACTGA
- the hpdb gene encoding 4-hydroxyphenylpyruvate dioxygenase: protein MTTYTDKGEKHEQGQFLCFDHVTFWVGNAKQAASYYCNKLGFEPFAYQGLETGRRDVVSHAVKQRKIIYVFSSALNPGNQEIGAHLVKHGDGVKDVAFAVENCDFLVQKAKERGATIVKEPYTLEDKHGKVRLAVLQTYGDTTHTFVERAGYRGLFLPGFQPPLFKDPLLPTLPEGKLSFIDHVVGNQPEEEMVSVVEWYRKNLLFHRFWSVDDKQLQTEFSALRSIVVANYEETVKMPINEPAIGKRKSQIQEYVEYYGGAGVQHIAMNTSDIITAIRNLKQRGAEFMSVPDTYYNQLRENLKHSKVKIAEDLDVLQELKILVDYDDNGYLLQIFTKPVQDRPTVFLEVIQRHNHQGFGAGNFKSLFEAIEADQHARGNLTVLIPNGVSKSM from the exons ATG ACAACATATACCGACAAAGGCGAGAAG CATGAGCAAGGACAGTTCCTTTGCTTTGACCACGTGACATTCTGGGTTGGGAATGCAAAACAG GCTGCGTCATattactgcaacaaactgggATTCGAACCATTTGCTTACCAAGGCTTGGAGACAGGCCGTCGAGATGTAGTGTCCCATGCAGTCAAACAAAGAAAG ATCATATATGTTTTCTCATCTGCTCTCAATCCTGGAAACCAAG AGATAGGCGCTCATTTAGTAAAGCATGGGGATGGTGTGAAAGATGTTGCATTTGCGGTGGAGAACTGTGACTTCTTGGTGCAG AAAGCCAAAGAGCGAGGAGCTACGATTGTAAAAGAGCCCTACACCCTGGAGGACAAGCATGGTAAAGTCAGACTTGCTGTGCTGCAAACA TACGGTGACACCACTCACACATTTGTGGAGAGAGCAGGATATAGGGGGCTGTTTCTGCCAGGCTTCCAGCCACCTCTATTTAAGGACCCCTTGTTACCCACCTT ACCAGAGGGAAAACTGAGCTTCATTGATCACGTTGTGGGAAACCAACCAGAAGAGGAGATGGTTTCAGTGGTGGAATG GTACCGGAAGAACCTTCTTTTTCACCGCTTCTGGTCAGTGGACGACAAGCAGTTGCAAACAGAGTTCAGTGCCCTGCGCTCCATTGTGGTGGCCAACTATGAAGAGACTGTAAAGATGCCCATCAATGAGCCTGCCATAGGCAAGAGGAAGTCTCAAATTCAG GAGTATGTGGAGTACTACGGAGGTGCTGGCGTGCAGCACATTGCCATGAACACATCAGATATTATAACAGCA ATCCGCAACCTAAAACAGCGTGGAGCAGAGTTTATGTCGGTGCCCGACACATACTACAACCAACTGAGGGAAAACTTAAAACACTCCAAGGTGAAAATTGCAGAAGACCTGGATGTCCTGCAG GAGCTGAAGATCCTGGTGGACTATGATGACAATGGCTACTTACTTCAGATCTTTACCAAGCCAGTTCAGGACCGGCCCACTGTCTTCTTGGAAGTCATTCAAAGACATAATCACCAG GGCTTTGGTGCGGGAAACTTCAAATCTCTTTTTGAAGCCATCGAAGCGGACCAACATGCCAGAGGAAATCTGACCGTTCTCATACCCAATGGTGTGTCCAAGAGTATGTGA
- the aplnra gene encoding apelin receptor A, with protein MEPSTVDYMYEDYDDNGTACDFSEWEPSYSLIPVLYMLIFILGLSGNGVVIFTVWRSKSKRRAADVYIGNLALADLTFVVTLPLWAVYTALGYHWPFGVALCKISSYVVLVNMYASVFCLTCLSFDRYLAIVHSLSSSRLRSRATMLASLGAIWLLSGLLALPTLLFRTTVSDQNSNRTTCAMDFSLVTHNQKHEYFWIAGLSLSSSALGFLLPFLAMTIFYCFIGCTVTRHFNNLRKEDQKKKRLLKIITTLVVVFAICWTPFHVLKSMDALSYLNLAPNSCGFLRFLLLAHPYATCLAYVNSCLNPFLYAFFDLRFRSQCLCLLNLKKAMHGHMSSMSSTLSAQTQKSEIQSLATKV; from the coding sequence ATGGAGCCCAGCACGGTGGATTATATGTACGAGGACTATGACGACAACGGGACGGCGTGCGACTTCTCCGAATGGGAGCCCTCCTACTCCCTCATCCCGGTCCTCTACATGCTCATCTTCATCCTCGGCCTGTCTGGTAACGGCGTGGTCATCTTCACCGTCTGGAGGTCCAAATCCAAGCGCCGGGCTGCAGACGTCTACATCGGCAACCTGGCGCTGGCTGACCTCACCTTCGTGGTGACCCTTCCGCTGTGGGCCGTGTACACGGCTCTGGGCTACCACTGGCCCTTTGGCGTGGCTCTGTGCAAGATCAGCAGCTACGTGGTTCTGGTCAACATGTACGCCAGTGTCTTCTGCCTCACCTGCCTCAGCTTTGACCGCTACCTGGCCATCGTCCACTCTCTGTCCAGCAGCAGGTTGAGGTCAAGGGCCACCATGCTGGCGTCCCTCGGTGCCATTTGGCTGCTGTCCGGACTGCTGGCTCTCCCCACGCTGCTCTTCCGCACCACGGTCAGCGACCAGAACAGCAACCGGACCACTTGCGCCATGGACTTCAGCCTGGTGACCCACAACCAGAAGCACGAGTACTTCTGGATCGCCGGGCTCAGTTTGTCCTCCTCGGCTTTGGGCTTCCTCCTTCCTTTCCTGGCCATGACCATCTTCTACTGCTTCATTGGCTGTACCGTCACACGCCACTTCAACAACCTGCGCAAAGAGgaccagaagaagaaaaggctGCTGAAGATCATCACCACCCTGGTGGTCGTCTTCGCCATCTGCTGGACTCCCTTCCACGTCTTGAAGAGCATGGATGCCCTGTCCTACCTGAACCTGGCCCCGAACTCCTGCGGCTTCCTGCGCTTCCTGCTTCTGGCTCACCCGTATGCGACTTGCTTGGCCTACGTCAACAGCTGCCTCAACCCGTTCCTGTACGCTTTCTTTGACCTGCGCTTTCGCTCACAGTGCCTGTGCCTGCTCAACCTGAAGAAGGCCATGCACGGCCACATGAGTTCCATGTCATCCACGCTGAGTGCTCAGACTCAGAAGTCCGAGATTCAATCTCTAGCCACCAAAGTGTAG